From the Actinomycetota bacterium genome, the window TTCCCGGCGATCGCTGCGGGCAACGACCGCGACATGCGCTGGAAGAAGTACTTGTACAAGCGGATGTGCGGCTGGCCCGGATTCGAGGGTTGAAAGCGCCCGGTGTGCGGGGCGTGTCCCAGCTACGAGGAGTGTTTCGGCGCCGAGGAATGAGGCGGGGCGCGCGGTCTTGCTCCCGCGGTTGTCACAGGGTAACCTCCACCGCATGAGGGACTCATCGCGACACGACGCCTACTTGGGCACGACCGAGGCTGCGGCCCTGCTCGGCATCACGAGGCAGGCCGTGCTCAAGAGGATCCGCGCGGGCACGCTTGATGCGCGGAAGATCGGCCGCAACTACGTCGTGCCGGTCGCTGCCATAGGAGGGCGTGACGGCGCGGCGATCATGTCGGCCGACCCGGCGTTGCGTGACATCGTCGACCGGCTCGTTCGCGGCTACGACCCTGAGCGTGTCTACCTGTTCGGCTCGGCTGCGCGTGGCGAGGCGGGGCCGGACAGCGACTACGACATCATGCTCGTGATGCCCGACGACGCACGGCCGGAGCGGATGGACGCGCGCGACGCGTACTCGGACCACCTGTGGGGCCTTGAGGTCCCGGTCGACGTCCTGATCGTCTCGCGCGCCTACTTCGACGCCGCCGCCGAGCAGGTTGCCGCTTCGCTGCCCGCAGCTGTTCTGCGCGAGGGGGCGCTGCTCTATGTCGCGTGACGTCCTGGGCGACCACGTCGCCGCTTGGATGCAGCGCGCGGCGGCCGACTTGGCGGCTGCCGAGCACGACCTGCGCGCCGAGCCGCCGCTTCTGGCTGACGTCGTGTTCCACTGTCAGCAGTCGGCGGAGAAGGCGCTCAAGGCGCTGCTCACGGCGCAGGGCGTTCCGTTCGGCAAGACCCACGTGATAGGCGAGCTGGCGGCGAAGCTGACGGAGCGCGACTCGGGGTTCGAACCGCTGCTGCGAGAAGCGGCCCGGCTGACGGTCTACGCGTGGCGCTACCGGTACCCGGGCGACTTCGTCGAGCCGCCTCACGACGAGGCCGTCGAGGCGCTCGAGGTCGCGCAGACCCTGTTCGACGCCGTGAGAGAGCGACTGGCGCGCCGCCGATAGACCGCGCCGCTACGGCCGTCCGACGCCCACGTACGTCACGCCCGCGGCGCGCACCGCGTGCGGGTCCAGCGCGTTGCGCCCGTCGAACACGATGCCGCCCGGGACCATCGTTCCCGCGAGCGCATGCCAGTCCGCCTCGGCGATCTCGCGCCACTCGGTCGCGACGACCACCGCGTCGGCGCCGGCGACACAGTCGGCCAGCGAGCCGCACGCGCTCGCGCCCGCGGGTACGGGGACGGGCACGGGGTTGTACGCGCGCACCTTCGCGCCCTCGGCCAGCAGCAGCGCGACGATCTCGGAGGCGGGCGCCTCGCGCACGTCGTCGGTGTCGGGCTTGAAGGTCAGCCCGAGCACCGCCACGGTGCGCCCCTCGATCGACTCCCAGTGGTCCACGAGCGCGCGCACCGGCAGCAGGCGCTGACGCGAGTTCACGTCGATGACGGCGCGCAGCAGGTGGAAGTCGTA encodes:
- a CDS encoding nucleotidyltransferase domain-containing protein; the encoded protein is MSADPALRDIVDRLVRGYDPERVYLFGSAARGEAGPDSDYDIMLVMPDDARPERMDARDAYSDHLWGLEVPVDVLIVSRAYFDAAAEQVAASLPAAVLREGALLYVA
- a CDS encoding HEPN domain-containing protein gives rise to the protein MSRDVLGDHVAAWMQRAAADLAAAEHDLRAEPPLLADVVFHCQQSAEKALKALLTAQGVPFGKTHVIGELAAKLTERDSGFEPLLREAARLTVYAWRYRYPGDFVEPPHDEAVEALEVAQTLFDAVRERLARRR